In the Streptomyces spororaveus genome, GCCTGGAGGTCGAGGTCGTCCCGGCCGTCTCCTCCGTGGCCGCCGCCTTCGCCCGCGCCGGCATGCCCTGGGACGACGCCCAGGTCGTCGTCGCCCACCCCCGCACCCTGCGCCGCGCGGTCAACGTCTGCCGCGCCCACGCCAAGGTCGCCGTCCTCACCTCACCCGGCGCCGGCCCCGCGGAACTGGCGCTGCTCCTCGAAGGAGTCCACCGCACCTTCGTCGTCTGCGAGGAACTCGGCACGGACCGCGAGCAGGTGAGCGTCCTCACCTCCGACCGCGCCGCCGACCACAGCTGGCGCGACCCGAACGTCGTCATCGTCATCGGCGGCGGGGGACCGGCACCCGCCGACGCGGGCTGGCTCCTCGGCCAGAGCGCCGCCCGGTCCGCCGACCGCGGCTGGGCCGGACCCCAGGCCGACGCGGGAGAAGGCGAGTCCGCGCAGCTCCGCGCCGCCCAGCTCGCCCGGCTCGGCCCGCGCACCGGCGACCTCCTCTGGGACATCGGCGCCGGATCCGGCGGCGTGGCCGTGGACGCGGCCGTCCTCGGCGCCGCCGTCATCGCGGTGGACGCCGACCCGGCCGCCTGCGACCGGGTAACTGCCGCCGCCCGCAAGCGGGGAGTGCAGCTCCAGGCCGTCGCCGGGCGCGCGCCGCACGTACTGGAGAGCCTGCCCGAGCCCGATGTCGTGCGCGTCGGCGGCGGAGGTGCCGCCGTCGTCGCGGCCGTCGCCGAACGCCGCCCCGAACGGATCGTCAGCCACGCCTCCACCCGCGACGAGGCGGAGGCGATCGGCAGGGCACTCACCGAACACGGTTACGCCGTCGAGTGCGCGCTGCTCCAGTCCGTCGGCCTGGACACCCGGACCTGGACCGAACAGGACCGTTCCGTGGTGTTCCTCCTGGCAGCGGAACGCCCCGCCACGCGCTGAGACGAGGGCCGGGGTAGGCTGGCCGATCGTCGTACTGCCTCGGACGATTCGGGCATCGCGACACCGCCTGGACGCGCGACGTGGCGCAGTCCACAAAGGACCGTGACGGTTATGGCCGCCACGATGGTCGACGGGCGCGACAATGCTTACTGGTTGTCGTGCAGGCGTATGCGAGACGAGTTCGTCGCACCGCAACCCCGCAGGCAAAACCGCTCGGCGGACTCGTGGGCGACCGGGCGATCGAAGAGGCAACACCGATGGGCGAGGGGTAAGCATGACTGACACCGGCCAGGTCCCGGGCGAGGGTCTCCCGGACAACGCGGGCATGGTGGATCAGCAGAGCGTCCCCGCTCCGGTCCAGATCCCCGCACCGATTCCCCCCGGCTACGCCTTCCAGGACCTCATGGACAACCCGGCCGAGCCGGAGGACGAGGAACTGCTGCTGATGCCGAGCGGCCAGGGCGCGTGGAGCGACCCGCAGGTCGTCCCGCAGGCCCCCGCCTTCCCGGCCGCGCCCCAGCTCGGCGAGCCGCAGATGTACCCGGACCTGTCCTACTCCGCCGAGCCCGCCTACCCCGAGGCCCCGGCCGCGTTCAGCGAGTTCCCCCCGCCCGTGTTCCCCGACGGCGGCTACAGCGCGGGCGCGCACGAGACCGGCGGCCGTGACTCCGGCGCGCTCGACCTCGGCGGGCTCGTCGTCCCGCCCCCGGCGGCCTCCGTCGCCCCGGCGGCCCCCGCGGCCCCCGTCCGGCGTCCCCTGCACATGGGCCCGCCCATGCCCGAGGCCAACGGCGGAGTCGTGCGGTCCCTCGCCGACCGGGGCCCGGCCGCCGCGCCCGCCCAGGCCGCCCCGACGGCCGCCCCGCTCGGCGCCGTGGCGACGACCCCGCTCCACCAGGCCGGCCCCCCGACCTTGGGGCCCGAGTACCTGGACATCCCGCGCGCCGAGCCCGCAGCGGCCCCCGAGGCCCAGCCGGGCGAGATCCCGCCGCAGGGCGGGGCCCCGTGGACCCCGGAGTCCGTCCCCGCCCCGGAGCCGGTGGCGGCCGAGCCGGCCCGGGACCCCGAGCCGGTGGCGGTCCCCGTAGCCGCCGAAGCCCCCGAGCCGGTAGCGGCCGCCGTCGAGCCGGAGCCGCAGCCGGTGCCCGTGCCGGCGGAGACGGCGGCTCACCCGCCGCAGCCCGAGGCCGTTCCGGCCGAGGCGCTCCCCGCGGCGGCGGAGACCCCCGAGCCGGTGGCCGCGGAGCCGGTGGTCGCCGAGGTGCCCGCCGTCGTACCCGTACCGGTCGCCCCCGCGGAGCCGGCCGTACCGGTCGCCCCCGCGGAGCCCGCCGAGCCCGTCCAGCCGGTGCTCGCCGAGGCCGTGCCCGCCGAGGCCGTGCCCGCCCCGGTCGAGCCGGCGGCCGTCGAGCCGCAGCCCGCCCCGGCAGCCCCCGAGGAGCAGCCGGCCGAGCCCGTCGCGCCCGAGCCCGTGGCGGTCGTCGCCCCGGTGGAGGCCGCCGAGCCCGTGCAGCCGGTGCTCGCCGAGGCCGTGCCCGCGGAGGCCGTGCCCGCCCCGGTCGAGCCGGCGGCCGTCGAGCCGCAGCCCGCCCCGGCAGCCCCCGAGGAGCCCGCCCCGGCCGCCCCCGCCGAGCCGGCCGAGGCCGTCGCCCCGGCGGACCAGCCCGAGGCGGAGTCCGAGACCGGGCCCGAGGCCGCCGTCGCGGCCGAGCCCGCCGCCGGCGAGGCGGCCCCCGGCTACGCCGACGCCGAGCGCGAGGCCGTCCTGCGCGTCATGCGCGAGCGCCGCGACATCCGCAAGGGCTTCCGTACCGATCCGATCCCCCACGAGGTGCTGCTCCGCGTCCTGGAGGCGGCCCACACCGCGCCCAGCGTCGGCCACTCCCAGCCCTGGGACTTCGTCGTCATCCGCTCCGCCGAGACCCGCCGGACGATGCACGAGCTCGCCCAGCGCCAGCGCGAGGCGTACGCGAAGTCGCTGCCCAAGGGCCGGGCGAAGCAGTTCAAGGAACTCAAGATCGAGGCCATCCTCGACACCCCGGTGAACATCGTCGTGACCGCCGACCCCACCCGGGGCGGACGCCACACCCTCGGCCGGCACACCCAGCCGCAGATGGCCCCGTACTCCTCGGCCCTCGCCGTCGAGAACCTCTGGCTCGCCGCGCGCGCCGAAGGCCTCGGCGTCGGCTGGGTCAGCTTCTTCGACGAGCGTGAGATGGTCCGCGAGCTGGGCCTGCCCGAGCACCTCGAAGTCGTCGCCTACCTCTGCGTCGGCTACGTCGACGAGTTCCCCGAGGAGCCCGAGCTCGCCCAGGCCGGCTGGTCGCAGCGCCGCCCGCTCTCCTGGGTGGTCCACGAGGAGACCTACGGCCGGCGCGCGCTGCCCGGCGAGGAGCCGCACGACCTGCTCTCCGAGACGGTCGCAAGCATCCGCCCGCTCGACGCGAAGGCTCTGGGCGAGGCCTGGGAGCGCCAGAAGCGCATGACCAAGCCCGCCGGGGCCCTGGGCATGCTGGAGATCATCTCGGCCCAGCTGTCCGGCCTCTCCCGCGTCTGCCCGCCGCCGATCCCGGAGCCGGCCGCGGTCGCGATCTTCGCCGGTGACCACGGTGTGCACGCCCAGGGCGTCACCCCGTGGCCGCAGGAGGTCACCACGCAGATGGTGGCCAACTTCCTCGGCGGCGGAGCGGTCTGCAACGCCTTCGCCAACCAGGTCGGCGCCGAGGTCTGCGTGATCGACGTCGGTGTCGCGGGCGACCTGCCCGCCACCCCGGGCCTGCTGCCCCGCAAGGTCCGCCCCGGCACGGCGGACCTCTCCACCGGCCCGGCGATGACCCGCGAGGAAGCCATCGCGGCCATCGAGGTCGGCATCGAGACGGCCCGCGACCTCGTCGCGGCGGGCAACAAGGCGCTCCTCACCGGCGAGATGGGCATCGCGAACACCACGGTCTCCGCAGCCCTGATCTCGGTCTTCACGGGAGTCGACCCGTCGGAGGTCACCGGCCGCGGCACGGGCATCAACGACGAGACGCACGCCCGCAAGGTCGAGGTCGTCCGCCGCGCCCTGGAACTCCACCAGCCCGACCCGGCGGACCCGATCGGCGTCCTCGCGGCCATCGGCGGCCTGGAGCACGCGGCCATCGTCGGCCTCCTCCTCGGCGGCGCGTCGCTGCGCACCCCGGTGATCCTGGACGGCGTGAGCGCCGGAGCGGCCGCCCTGGTGGCCCGCGCCATCGCCCCCGAGTCCCTGTCGGCGTGCATCGCGGGCCACCGCAGCGCCGAGCCGGGCCACGTCGCCGCGCTCAACAAGCTGGGCCTGCGCCCGCTGGTCGACCTGGACCTCCGCCTCGGCGAGGGAACGGGCGCCCTGCTCGCCCTTCCCCTGGTCCAGAGCGCGGCCCGCGCGATGCACGAGGTCGCCACGTTCGACTCGGCGGGCGTCACCGAGAAGTAGTACTCCGGCGGACCGTGGGGCGGGGAGGGGCACCGCCCCACCGCGAAGCCAATCCCAGCCCCGCCGGCGATTGAGGCGCGGGGTCCGGGGCGGAGCCCCGATCCGTGACCGGCACCCACGTACGGCAGGGGCCGGACCCGGCACCACCCACCCCGCACCCGGGGCCCGGGGCGCAGCCCCGTCCGCGCCTCGGGACGGCCCGCGCCGTATGGTGGACCCGCACCGAGAATCCGCACGTCAGCACACCGCCGCTCCAGAGCCGCAGCGGCAAGACAGAACGACTGCCGCACCAGGAGCCGCACCGCCATGGCCGACAACCCCGCCTACCCCGTAGGACTCCGCCTCGCCGGCCGCCGCGTCGTCGTCATCGGCGGTGGCCAGGTCGCCCAGCGCCGCCTCCCGGCGCTCATCGCGGCCGGCGCCGACGTCCTGCTCATCTCGCCCTCGGCCACCCCTTCCGTGGACGCCATGGCCGAGACCGGCGAGATCCGCTGGGAGCGCCGCCGCTACCGGGACGGCGACCTCGCCGACGCCTGGTACGCGCTGATCGCCACCCAGAACCGCGAGGACAACGAGCGCGCCTCCGCC is a window encoding:
- the cbiE gene encoding precorrin-6y C5,15-methyltransferase (decarboxylating) subunit CbiE — encoded protein: MADRVTVIGWDGSPLTAGARSALSAATLVAGAAHHLALPEVPPTAERIRLGSVGLAARRIAGHRGTAVVFADGDPGFFGAVRTLRAPEHGLEVEVVPAVSSVAAAFARAGMPWDDAQVVVAHPRTLRRAVNVCRAHAKVAVLTSPGAGPAELALLLEGVHRTFVVCEELGTDREQVSVLTSDRAADHSWRDPNVVIVIGGGGPAPADAGWLLGQSAARSADRGWAGPQADAGEGESAQLRAAQLARLGPRTGDLLWDIGAGSGGVAVDAAVLGAAVIAVDADPAACDRVTAAARKRGVQLQAVAGRAPHVLESLPEPDVVRVGGGGAAVVAAVAERRPERIVSHASTRDEAEAIGRALTEHGYAVECALLQSVGLDTRTWTEQDRSVVFLLAAERPATR
- the cobT gene encoding nicotinate-nucleotide--dimethylbenzimidazole phosphoribosyltransferase, whose amino-acid sequence is MTDTGQVPGEGLPDNAGMVDQQSVPAPVQIPAPIPPGYAFQDLMDNPAEPEDEELLLMPSGQGAWSDPQVVPQAPAFPAAPQLGEPQMYPDLSYSAEPAYPEAPAAFSEFPPPVFPDGGYSAGAHETGGRDSGALDLGGLVVPPPAASVAPAAPAAPVRRPLHMGPPMPEANGGVVRSLADRGPAAAPAQAAPTAAPLGAVATTPLHQAGPPTLGPEYLDIPRAEPAAAPEAQPGEIPPQGGAPWTPESVPAPEPVAAEPARDPEPVAVPVAAEAPEPVAAAVEPEPQPVPVPAETAAHPPQPEAVPAEALPAAAETPEPVAAEPVVAEVPAVVPVPVAPAEPAVPVAPAEPAEPVQPVLAEAVPAEAVPAPVEPAAVEPQPAPAAPEEQPAEPVAPEPVAVVAPVEAAEPVQPVLAEAVPAEAVPAPVEPAAVEPQPAPAAPEEPAPAAPAEPAEAVAPADQPEAESETGPEAAVAAEPAAGEAAPGYADAEREAVLRVMRERRDIRKGFRTDPIPHEVLLRVLEAAHTAPSVGHSQPWDFVVIRSAETRRTMHELAQRQREAYAKSLPKGRAKQFKELKIEAILDTPVNIVVTADPTRGGRHTLGRHTQPQMAPYSSALAVENLWLAARAEGLGVGWVSFFDEREMVRELGLPEHLEVVAYLCVGYVDEFPEEPELAQAGWSQRRPLSWVVHEETYGRRALPGEEPHDLLSETVASIRPLDAKALGEAWERQKRMTKPAGALGMLEIISAQLSGLSRVCPPPIPEPAAVAIFAGDHGVHAQGVTPWPQEVTTQMVANFLGGGAVCNAFANQVGAEVCVIDVGVAGDLPATPGLLPRKVRPGTADLSTGPAMTREEAIAAIEVGIETARDLVAAGNKALLTGEMGIANTTVSAALISVFTGVDPSEVTGRGTGINDETHARKVEVVRRALELHQPDPADPIGVLAAIGGLEHAAIVGLLLGGASLRTPVILDGVSAGAAALVARAIAPESLSACIAGHRSAEPGHVAALNKLGLRPLVDLDLRLGEGTGALLALPLVQSAARAMHEVATFDSAGVTEK